A stretch of the Aggregicoccus sp. 17bor-14 genome encodes the following:
- a CDS encoding alanyl-tRNA editing protein has product MSPTERLYFEDSFLLRFTARVVAHGAWQGAPSLVLDRTAFYPEAGGQMADRGVLGGQALADVQVDDAGVVHHVLAPGAALPAVGEALEGAVDWARRRAHMSLHTGQHMLSRALEDVAGAHTVSSRLGETLCTIDVDLEALPEAQVQEAEARVNAVIDQDVPIRAFFPTPEELSRLPLRRAPKVSENIRVLQIGDFDVSPCGGTHCTRSGQVGLVRVLGVERNKGRARVLFDAGPRARAGLWSEVGVLRGLARDFTCGPLEVPAAVDKLRRELTDAREALGLVRARLAEAAAAELLQQLQASPERRCVGVLDGGAELLRAVAARLGSQERAVVLLAGRTPEGLAVLVARGPGSDFACGAFLKRAAEAAGGRGGGRPEAAEGRLPAGTDWPALVSRLLGAS; this is encoded by the coding sequence ATGAGCCCCACCGAGCGCCTCTACTTCGAAGATTCCTTCCTCCTCCGGTTCACCGCGCGCGTCGTGGCGCACGGGGCGTGGCAGGGCGCGCCCTCGCTGGTGCTGGACCGCACCGCCTTCTACCCGGAGGCGGGCGGCCAGATGGCGGACCGCGGCGTGCTCGGGGGCCAGGCGCTCGCGGACGTGCAGGTGGACGACGCCGGGGTGGTGCACCACGTGCTCGCGCCCGGCGCCGCGCTGCCCGCGGTGGGCGAGGCCCTGGAGGGCGCGGTGGACTGGGCGCGGCGGCGCGCGCACATGAGCCTGCACACCGGCCAGCACATGCTCAGCCGCGCGCTGGAGGACGTGGCCGGGGCGCACACCGTGTCCTCGCGGCTCGGCGAGACGCTGTGCACCATCGACGTGGACCTGGAGGCGCTGCCCGAGGCGCAGGTGCAGGAGGCCGAGGCGCGGGTGAACGCGGTCATCGACCAGGACGTGCCCATCCGCGCCTTCTTTCCCACGCCCGAGGAGCTCTCGCGCCTGCCGCTGCGGCGCGCGCCGAAAGTGAGCGAGAACATCCGCGTGCTGCAGATCGGCGACTTCGACGTGTCGCCCTGCGGCGGCACGCACTGCACGCGCTCGGGCCAGGTGGGGCTGGTGCGGGTGCTGGGCGTGGAGCGCAACAAGGGCCGCGCGCGCGTGCTCTTCGACGCGGGGCCCCGCGCGCGCGCCGGGCTCTGGAGCGAGGTCGGCGTGCTGCGCGGGCTCGCGCGCGACTTCACCTGCGGCCCGCTCGAGGTGCCGGCGGCCGTGGACAAGCTGCGGCGCGAGCTGACGGACGCGCGCGAGGCGCTGGGGCTCGTGCGCGCGCGGCTCGCCGAGGCGGCCGCCGCGGAGCTGCTGCAGCAGCTGCAGGCTTCCCCCGAGCGGCGCTGCGTGGGCGTGCTGGACGGGGGCGCGGAGCTGCTGCGCGCGGTGGCCGCGCGCCTCGGCTCACAGGAGCGCGCGGTGGTGCTGCTCGCCGGGCGCACGCCCGAGGGGCTCGCGGTGCTGGTGGCGCGCGGGCCGGGCTCGGACTTCGCGTGCGGCGCCTTCCTCAAGCGCGCCGCGGAGGCTGCCGGCGGCCGCGGTGGGGGGCGCCCGGAGGCTGCCGAGGGGCGCCTGCCCGCGGGCACCGACTGGCCCGCGCTCGTGTCGCGGTTGCTCGGCGCGAGCTAG
- a CDS encoding putative Ig domain-containing protein, which produces MRRVLPLVGLLSCSLACSVDFFVSHEAQSAAGTRVPVDVQVAFDARYPPAPSTPSSRDAQGIACVSLPEAWPAPAATYAFGDGVQQDGTPEPELSALAEQSQPRAGSAWHCLSAVHRVVSGESAARATFQLDVPAGTSGRYALGYLVTSRDYVPADADAGTPEGYQGVSFSTPVVKELRVGEAPRSTFSHWYAPASRPAVRNGDNSDLGVVAAGDGAFLAAGPYGVLTSTDASTWTLQPAAPVTFSRLVRGAGQFVGFSNGSSALYSSPDGASWTNTYTDAQNRALFNATFAAGQFVVVGAQGLVLTSPDGLTWTPTTVPVTANLLAVAELNGTFVVTGSGTDPVTNSPHGVVLRSSDALTWTEVPAAPAGLITQLVAGHGRLVGILDTSAAPLVSEDVGLTWASGVGSPNAGGATLTFAADRFVLASPGTQPLYVSSAGYGWTPVEMGTNAALPAIAASAEKVVAVGSDGFVAVADVRAMAAPEFLTHELPGATVSVNYAQPVLGEYGTGLTTLALKDGALPEGVAFEREALVGAPTAPGTYALTFQLTDADGRHTEQALSLRVAAFPSLTPSTLPLAVVGREYQAQLQALGGTAPVSVGVNYPEDSWLTVSEASSVLSLGGVPQAVGTFELQASVRDANGAQALAAYTIEAVEAPVVETAGELPVAVIGRPYTATLSASGGTGPYTWSFEGAAPVPGLQLAADTGVLSGVPTQAGTFALDSVMVTDARGVSTHAALELVVLSVPSIQTPDSLVAILGAPYTGSFTVSGGTAPFTWSFAGSLPAGLTLTQQDGAFVLEGSASQAGDVTLEGLTVTDANGLSSTMDAVVHVRAKLQLGAPASLPAAQQGSAYAAVHFTATGGVTPRTWSSTGTLPAGMQLREEAGDFVLSGTPSQTGTFTVKVNAKDGEQTASLERTLTVSAAPVTPTTPSTPTTPTTPAKGGGCSQTGDTQGGLQVLGLGALALMIRRRRRTA; this is translated from the coding sequence ATGCGTCGTGTCCTCCCCCTGGTCGGGCTGCTCTCCTGCAGCCTCGCCTGCTCCGTAGACTTCTTCGTCAGCCACGAGGCGCAGAGCGCCGCAGGCACCCGCGTCCCGGTGGACGTGCAGGTGGCCTTCGACGCGCGCTATCCGCCCGCGCCCTCGACCCCGAGCAGCCGCGACGCGCAGGGCATCGCCTGCGTGTCGCTGCCCGAGGCGTGGCCCGCTCCCGCCGCCACCTACGCCTTCGGCGACGGCGTGCAGCAGGACGGCACGCCGGAGCCGGAGCTCTCCGCGCTCGCCGAGCAGAGCCAGCCGCGCGCGGGCTCCGCCTGGCACTGCCTCTCCGCGGTGCACCGGGTGGTCTCGGGCGAGAGCGCCGCGCGCGCCACCTTCCAGCTGGACGTGCCGGCGGGGACGAGCGGCCGCTACGCGCTCGGCTACCTCGTGACGAGCCGTGACTACGTCCCGGCGGATGCGGACGCGGGCACGCCCGAGGGCTACCAGGGCGTCAGCTTCAGCACCCCGGTAGTGAAGGAGCTGCGCGTGGGCGAGGCGCCCCGCAGCACCTTCTCGCACTGGTACGCGCCTGCGAGCAGGCCGGCCGTGCGCAACGGCGACAACAGCGATCTCGGCGTGGTCGCCGCCGGCGATGGCGCCTTCCTCGCCGCGGGCCCCTACGGCGTGCTCACCTCCACCGACGCGAGCACCTGGACGCTGCAGCCCGCCGCGCCCGTGACCTTCAGCCGGCTGGTGCGCGGCGCCGGGCAGTTCGTGGGCTTCTCCAACGGCAGCTCGGCGCTCTACAGCTCGCCGGACGGCGCGAGCTGGACCAACACCTATACGGACGCGCAGAACCGCGCCCTCTTCAACGCCACCTTCGCCGCCGGGCAGTTCGTCGTCGTGGGCGCCCAGGGCCTGGTGCTCACCTCGCCGGACGGCCTCACCTGGACCCCGACCACCGTCCCCGTGACCGCGAACCTGCTGGCCGTGGCCGAGCTGAATGGCACCTTCGTCGTGACCGGCAGCGGCACGGACCCGGTGACCAACTCGCCGCACGGCGTCGTGCTGCGCTCTTCCGATGCGCTCACCTGGACCGAAGTGCCCGCCGCGCCCGCGGGGCTCATCACGCAGCTCGTCGCGGGCCACGGCCGCCTCGTGGGCATCCTCGACACGAGTGCTGCGCCGCTCGTCTCCGAGGACGTGGGGCTCACCTGGGCGAGCGGCGTGGGCAGCCCCAACGCCGGAGGCGCCACGCTGACCTTCGCCGCGGACCGCTTCGTGCTCGCGTCGCCGGGGACGCAGCCCCTTTACGTGTCCTCGGCCGGCTACGGCTGGACCCCGGTGGAGATGGGCACCAACGCGGCGCTGCCGGCAATCGCCGCGAGTGCCGAGAAGGTGGTGGCCGTGGGCTCGGATGGCTTCGTCGCCGTGGCGGACGTGCGCGCCATGGCCGCCCCGGAGTTCCTCACCCACGAGCTGCCGGGCGCCACCGTGAGCGTGAACTACGCGCAGCCCGTCCTCGGCGAGTACGGCACCGGCCTGACCACGCTCGCGCTGAAGGACGGCGCGCTGCCCGAGGGCGTCGCCTTCGAGCGCGAGGCGCTGGTGGGCGCCCCCACCGCCCCGGGCACCTACGCCCTGACCTTCCAGCTCACCGACGCGGACGGGCGCCACACGGAGCAGGCGCTGAGCCTGCGCGTGGCCGCCTTCCCCTCGCTCACGCCGTCCACCCTGCCGCTCGCGGTGGTGGGCCGTGAGTACCAGGCACAGCTCCAGGCCCTGGGTGGCACCGCGCCGGTCTCGGTCGGCGTCAACTACCCGGAAGACAGCTGGCTCACGGTGAGCGAGGCCAGCAGCGTGCTCTCCCTGGGCGGCGTGCCCCAGGCCGTGGGCACCTTCGAGCTGCAGGCCAGCGTGCGCGACGCGAACGGCGCCCAGGCCCTGGCCGCGTACACGATCGAGGCCGTGGAGGCCCCGGTGGTGGAGACGGCGGGCGAGCTGCCCGTCGCCGTCATCGGCCGGCCCTACACGGCCACGCTCTCGGCGAGCGGCGGCACCGGGCCCTACACCTGGAGCTTCGAGGGCGCGGCCCCCGTGCCCGGCCTGCAGCTCGCCGCGGACACGGGCGTGCTCTCCGGCGTGCCCACCCAGGCAGGCACCTTCGCGCTCGACAGCGTGATGGTGACGGACGCGCGCGGCGTGTCCACGCACGCGGCCCTCGAGCTGGTGGTGCTCTCCGTCCCCTCCATCCAGACGCCCGACTCGCTCGTGGCCATCCTGGGGGCTCCGTACACGGGCAGCTTCACCGTCTCCGGCGGTACGGCGCCCTTCACCTGGAGCTTCGCGGGCAGCCTGCCCGCGGGCCTCACCCTCACCCAGCAGGACGGCGCCTTCGTGCTCGAGGGCAGCGCCTCGCAGGCGGGCGACGTGACGCTCGAGGGCCTCACCGTGACGGACGCGAACGGCCTGTCCAGCACGATGGACGCCGTCGTGCACGTGCGCGCGAAGTTGCAGCTCGGCGCGCCGGCCTCGCTGCCGGCCGCCCAGCAGGGCAGCGCGTACGCGGCCGTGCACTTCACCGCCACCGGCGGCGTCACCCCGCGCACCTGGAGCTCCACGGGCACGCTGCCCGCCGGGATGCAGCTGCGCGAGGAGGCCGGCGACTTCGTGCTCTCCGGCACGCCCTCCCAGACGGGCACCTTCACCGTGAAGGTGAATGCGAAGGACGGCGAGCAGACGGCGAGCCTCGAGCGCACCCTCACCGTGAGCGCGGCTCCGGTGACGCCGACCACTCCGAGCACGCCGACGACGCCGACCACGCCGGCGAAGGGCGGGGGCTGCTCCCAGACGGGTGACACCCAGGGCGGGCTGCAGGTGCTCGGCCTCGGTGCGCTCGCGCTGATGATTCGCCGCCGCCGTCGCACGGCGTAG
- a CDS encoding CPBP family intramembrane glutamic endopeptidase: MLPESAAPAVPAAPVSRPRVWPSLLSYLLLMVGMLVGSALFFGAWLAAQAASAYVAGQSHDQVLAQLREQGMSVAALPLVMALSSLVTVLVQLACALLPAALSPTPWRERLGLVPAGRPKPGALGVACVGILSLGWTMSCVASLLGARREGGPLEMLEALARRASTGEFLLMLVVMAAGAGLAEELFFRGYLQTRLVARWGRGVGIGLTALLFGLMHLNPLHAVLATGVGAFLGWVRERSGSVHAGIVAHAVNNAVAFATSRTWSASTPSRESLAWGLLVYGGIFGACLLFLRRARWTEPSAPRAPLPDVAGG; encoded by the coding sequence ATGCTTCCCGAGAGCGCTGCCCCCGCCGTCCCTGCGGCTCCCGTCTCCCGTCCGCGAGTCTGGCCGTCGCTGCTCAGCTACCTGCTGCTCATGGTGGGGATGCTGGTCGGCTCGGCGCTGTTCTTCGGAGCCTGGCTCGCAGCGCAGGCCGCCTCGGCGTACGTCGCGGGGCAGAGCCACGACCAGGTGCTCGCGCAGCTGAGAGAGCAGGGCATGTCGGTGGCCGCCCTGCCGCTCGTGATGGCGCTGAGCTCCCTGGTCACGGTCCTCGTGCAGCTCGCCTGCGCGCTGCTCCCCGCCGCGCTGTCCCCGACGCCGTGGCGCGAGCGGCTGGGCCTGGTTCCGGCCGGTCGCCCGAAGCCTGGCGCCCTGGGGGTGGCCTGCGTGGGCATCCTGTCGCTCGGGTGGACGATGAGCTGCGTGGCCTCCCTGCTCGGAGCGCGAAGGGAAGGCGGCCCGCTGGAGATGTTGGAGGCGCTCGCGAGGCGTGCCTCGACCGGGGAGTTCCTGCTGATGCTCGTGGTGATGGCCGCGGGCGCGGGCCTCGCCGAGGAGCTGTTCTTCCGCGGCTACCTGCAGACCCGCCTCGTGGCGCGCTGGGGCCGGGGGGTGGGGATCGGCCTCACGGCGCTCCTCTTCGGGCTCATGCACCTCAATCCCCTGCACGCGGTGCTGGCCACGGGCGTGGGCGCCTTCCTCGGCTGGGTGCGCGAGCGCAGCGGCAGCGTCCACGCGGGGATCGTGGCGCACGCGGTGAACAACGCGGTGGCCTTCGCAACCTCCCGGACCTGGTCCGCCTCGACCCCGTCGCGCGAGAGCCTCGCGTGGGGGCTGCTCGTGTACGGGGGCATCTTCGGCGCCTGCCTCCTCTTCCTGCGGCGCGCGCGGTGGACGGAGCCCTCCGCGCCCCGCGCGCCACTGCCCGACGTCGCGGGCGGGTAG
- a CDS encoding GNAT family N-acetyltransferase: protein MHVRLASTREDLQDILALQRENLRDHVSPEDARSEGFVTVAHTLEALEQMHALAPSVIAREGEVLAGYALTMPLEARDAAPVLAPMFALFDALVWQGRPLSQSRYYVMGQVCVARAFRGQGVLDALYRGHKEAYAQRFDFMVTEIATRNTRSMRAHARVGFQVLTTYRDALDEWAVVLWDWR from the coding sequence GTGCACGTCCGCCTCGCCTCCACCCGCGAAGACCTGCAGGACATCCTCGCGCTGCAGCGCGAGAACCTGCGCGACCACGTCTCCCCCGAAGATGCCCGCAGCGAGGGCTTCGTCACGGTGGCGCACACGCTGGAGGCGCTCGAGCAGATGCACGCGCTCGCGCCCAGCGTGATTGCGCGCGAGGGGGAGGTGCTCGCGGGCTACGCGCTCACCATGCCCCTCGAGGCGCGCGACGCGGCGCCCGTGCTCGCGCCGATGTTCGCGCTGTTCGATGCGCTCGTGTGGCAGGGGCGCCCGCTGTCCCAGTCGCGCTACTACGTGATGGGACAGGTCTGCGTGGCGCGCGCCTTCCGCGGCCAGGGCGTGCTCGACGCGCTCTACCGCGGCCACAAGGAGGCGTACGCGCAGCGCTTCGACTTCATGGTGACGGAGATTGCGACGCGCAACACGCGCTCGATGCGTGCCCACGCCCGCGTGGGTTTCCAGGTGCTCACGACCTACCGCGACGCGCTGGACGAGTGGGCCGTGGTGCTCTGGGACTGGCGCTGA
- a CDS encoding bacterial transcriptional activator domain-containing protein yields MTSATEGSAHTGGAAGARWSLRLLGAPQLRVGEAPQRLDRRAAAALAYVALSHTASKRGLAALLWPDTESAQRLNNLRHLQRRLRLASGGHEVLARDESGDFLRLGAGGRCDAAELCEPRMGSAAGALSALHSELLEGLDFSDLPEFERWVSGARLSTATWQRARLREELQRRERAGDLPGALLLADGWRRQEPESDAAAHCLMRLHAALGDRRAALHAYEQFRAHLARELGVTPAAETAAYAASLRAHAPAASWPSVLRMSGGLVPQSA; encoded by the coding sequence ATGACGAGCGCGACTGAGGGCAGTGCACACACCGGAGGCGCCGCGGGGGCGCGCTGGAGCCTCCGGCTCCTGGGAGCGCCGCAGCTGCGCGTGGGCGAGGCGCCGCAGCGGCTGGACCGGCGCGCAGCGGCGGCGCTCGCCTATGTGGCGCTCTCGCACACGGCGTCCAAGCGCGGGCTCGCGGCGCTGCTGTGGCCCGACACCGAGAGCGCCCAGCGCCTCAACAACCTGCGCCACCTGCAGCGCCGGCTGCGCCTCGCGAGCGGCGGGCACGAGGTGCTCGCGCGCGACGAGAGCGGAGACTTCCTGCGCCTCGGGGCCGGCGGCCGCTGCGACGCGGCGGAGCTGTGCGAGCCGCGCATGGGCAGCGCGGCGGGCGCGCTCTCCGCGCTCCACTCCGAGCTGCTCGAGGGCCTGGACTTCAGCGACCTGCCGGAGTTCGAGCGGTGGGTGAGCGGCGCGCGCCTCAGCACGGCCACCTGGCAGCGGGCCCGCCTGCGCGAGGAGCTGCAGCGCCGCGAGCGCGCCGGAGACCTGCCCGGCGCACTGCTGCTCGCCGACGGCTGGCGGCGCCAGGAGCCCGAGTCCGATGCCGCCGCGCACTGCCTCATGCGCCTGCACGCGGCGCTCGGAGACCGGCGCGCCGCGCTGCACGCCTACGAGCAGTTCCGCGCCCACCTCGCGCGCGAGCTCGGCGTGACCCCGGCCGCCGAGACGGCCGCGTACGCCGCCTCGCTGCGCGCCCACGCTCCCGCGGCCTCGTGGCCGTCCGTGCTGCGCATGTCCGGTGGACTCGTTCCGCAAAGCGCGTGA
- a CDS encoding carboxypeptidase-like regulatory domain-containing protein, protein MHPTKHPRSSLLLLCAGLAACGGSGTSRPSDAGSDGLEASVVKGRVTDAQGQPLPNIGVFAEAFTPIPQTGTAVTGADGRYRIALNRAQPGVFSVSAQRHFSYRGQGLDISFEPLDASEFTQNEGAVRDFVWPGLGGKRGSGAATMGTLFIDGRLSSVWEPERVLVTLEPLTPLLDGSSGSTLVAPPVNGPEGVGVYEVPYARYRVSARYDDPERGIVPMCVRAQGDTTHPRGALQAEADFRPVYSILTLELELGVPDVDQHCG, encoded by the coding sequence ATGCACCCCACGAAGCACCCGAGAAGTTCGCTGCTGCTGCTGTGCGCAGGCCTCGCCGCCTGCGGAGGCAGCGGCACCTCGCGCCCGAGCGACGCGGGGTCGGACGGCCTCGAGGCCTCTGTGGTGAAGGGCCGCGTGACGGACGCGCAGGGGCAGCCGCTCCCGAACATCGGCGTCTTCGCCGAGGCCTTCACCCCCATCCCCCAGACGGGCACCGCGGTGACGGGTGCGGACGGCCGCTACCGCATCGCGCTCAACCGCGCCCAGCCCGGCGTCTTCTCCGTCTCGGCGCAGCGCCACTTCAGCTACCGCGGGCAGGGGCTCGACATCTCCTTCGAGCCCCTGGACGCGAGCGAGTTCACGCAGAACGAGGGCGCGGTGCGCGACTTCGTGTGGCCGGGGCTGGGGGGCAAGCGCGGCTCGGGCGCGGCGACGATGGGCACGCTGTTCATCGACGGCCGGCTCAGCTCGGTGTGGGAGCCGGAGCGGGTGCTCGTCACGCTCGAGCCGCTCACCCCGCTGTTGGATGGCTCGAGCGGGAGCACCCTCGTCGCGCCGCCCGTCAACGGGCCCGAGGGCGTGGGCGTCTACGAGGTGCCCTACGCGCGCTACCGCGTGAGCGCGCGCTACGACGACCCGGAGCGCGGCATCGTCCCCATGTGCGTGCGCGCGCAGGGCGACACCACCCACCCGCGCGGCGCGCTGCAGGCCGAGGCGGACTTCCGCCCCGTGTACTCCATCCTCACGCTGGAGCTGGAGCTGGGCGTCCCCGACGTGGACCAGCACTGCGGCTGA
- a CDS encoding YiiX/YebB-like N1pC/P60 family cysteine hydrolase produces MAKGRGLLQRFLTVFGDIKVFRWPLFMIYDPGSYRVKGQHMREVMSRVQPGDILVRRYDQYLDGHFIPGYFSHVGMYVGKVEPREVAALSPQFRENFGTGEQTVVHAIAEGVLAEDFLNFCRCDGLVVLRFPELLRRTWTQPRELEPALLAGLSAGELDLYARLQQGDAVDFAKEAWPLIRRAVLAKLGTGYDFEFDFRDFSELSCSELVFYATRCLAPFLGVMPEEERVLFLRRQVIAPDAFVRSALELAWKSPSLAPARLEALRPAAQDAAAQSAARAA; encoded by the coding sequence ATGGCAAAGGGCAGGGGGCTGTTGCAGCGGTTCCTCACGGTGTTCGGGGACATCAAGGTGTTCCGGTGGCCGCTCTTCATGATCTACGACCCGGGCAGCTACCGGGTGAAGGGCCAGCACATGCGCGAGGTGATGAGCCGCGTGCAGCCCGGCGACATCCTGGTGCGCCGCTACGACCAGTACCTGGATGGCCACTTCATTCCCGGCTACTTCAGCCACGTGGGGATGTACGTGGGGAAGGTGGAGCCCCGCGAGGTCGCGGCGCTCTCCCCGCAGTTCCGCGAGAACTTCGGCACGGGCGAGCAGACGGTGGTGCACGCCATCGCCGAGGGCGTACTGGCGGAGGACTTCCTCAACTTCTGCCGCTGTGACGGCCTCGTGGTGCTGCGCTTTCCCGAGCTGCTGCGGCGCACCTGGACGCAGCCGCGCGAGCTCGAGCCGGCGCTGCTCGCGGGGCTCTCGGCCGGGGAGCTGGACCTCTACGCGCGCCTGCAGCAGGGGGATGCGGTGGACTTCGCGAAGGAGGCGTGGCCCCTCATCCGCCGCGCGGTGCTCGCGAAGCTGGGCACCGGCTACGACTTCGAGTTCGACTTCCGCGACTTCTCCGAGCTCTCCTGCTCGGAGCTGGTGTTCTACGCGACGCGCTGCCTCGCGCCCTTCCTGGGGGTGATGCCCGAGGAGGAGCGCGTCCTCTTCCTGCGCCGCCAGGTCATCGCGCCGGACGCCTTCGTGCGCTCGGCCCTCGAGCTCGCGTGGAAGAGCCCCTCGCTCGCCCCCGCGCGGCTCGAGGCCCTACGGCCGGCTGCGCAGGACGCAGCCGCGCAGAGCGCGGCGCGCGCCGCATAG
- a CDS encoding TraR/DksA family transcriptional regulator: protein MAQATQLTPQDVERLTEKLRAEHDRLLAMYADARPDSEDPIAEPGDTADMAQGESEVSASLSRAEVDHRRLAQVRRALRKLEEGTYGISDLTEEPIPLARLEAIPWATANVEEISDRDSTPAGARTI, encoded by the coding sequence ATGGCCCAAGCCACACAGCTCACCCCTCAGGACGTCGAGCGCCTCACGGAGAAGCTGCGCGCCGAGCATGACCGGCTGCTGGCGATGTACGCCGACGCCCGCCCGGACAGCGAGGACCCCATCGCGGAGCCCGGTGACACGGCGGACATGGCGCAGGGGGAGAGCGAGGTCAGCGCCTCGCTCTCGCGCGCCGAGGTCGACCACCGCCGCCTCGCCCAGGTGCGCCGCGCGCTGCGCAAGCTCGAGGAGGGGACCTACGGCATCAGCGACCTCACCGAGGAGCCCATCCCGCTCGCCCGCCTCGAGGCCATCCCCTGGGCCACCGCGAACGTGGAGGAGATCAGCGATCGCGACTCGACGCCCGCGGGCGCGCGCACCATCTGA